From a single Paenibacillus sp. FSL W8-0426 genomic region:
- a CDS encoding response regulator gives MSVQPYRVLLVDDEPWNRDILRNLGEWEELDMVVAGEAEDGDQALQQLQQQNPHIIITDMRMPGTDGVALLETLSAQFPQIKVIVVSGYDDFNYAKHAIRHRAADYLLKPVNPDELNAVLAKCKRDLEKVRYSPEGWEPYSRMFAGEFSRFQQQVRIRFNELNMPELRDLFNQLEEKLEKEDMRKPQQLGRVVHDLQTLLGELCSSNGAGEQSAAAKPAPPSALTTASAALAWTFDLYSQALEGVIAQRKFKNKLNLEEVRQHMEQHCMEAITLEQLAQVFFVSKEYLSKAFKKEYGITVVDYIVQLRMAKAKEWVMDDSIPFKHIAEMVGYEDVSYFYRVFKKHFGLSPGEMRKGQSLK, from the coding sequence ATGAGCGTGCAGCCTTATCGAGTGTTATTGGTCGACGACGAACCGTGGAACAGGGATATTTTGCGCAATTTGGGGGAGTGGGAGGAACTCGATATGGTCGTTGCGGGCGAAGCGGAGGATGGGGATCAGGCTTTGCAGCAGCTGCAGCAGCAGAATCCCCATATCATCATTACCGATATGCGCATGCCGGGCACCGACGGGGTTGCCTTGCTGGAAACATTGAGCGCGCAGTTCCCGCAAATCAAAGTGATCGTGGTGAGCGGCTATGATGACTTCAATTATGCGAAACATGCCATTCGGCACCGGGCAGCGGATTATTTGCTCAAGCCGGTTAATCCGGATGAGCTGAACGCCGTGCTTGCAAAGTGCAAGCGTGATCTGGAGAAGGTCCGTTACAGCCCGGAAGGGTGGGAGCCTTATTCCCGGATGTTTGCTGGGGAATTTTCGCGTTTTCAGCAGCAGGTCCGCATTCGATTCAACGAACTGAACATGCCGGAGCTGCGAGATCTTTTCAACCAACTGGAGGAGAAACTGGAAAAAGAGGACATGCGGAAACCGCAGCAATTGGGCAGGGTCGTCCATGATTTGCAGACCCTGCTCGGGGAGCTGTGCAGTTCCAATGGAGCGGGTGAGCAATCTGCGGCAGCAAAGCCTGCTCCTCCATCCGCATTGACAACGGCGTCAGCGGCGCTGGCCTGGACGTTTGACCTCTACAGTCAGGCGCTGGAAGGCGTGATCGCGCAGCGGAAGTTCAAGAATAAGCTGAACCTTGAAGAGGTCAGGCAGCACATGGAGCAGCATTGCATGGAAGCGATCACGCTGGAGCAGCTGGCACAAGTCTTTTTTGTCAGCAAGGAATATCTGAGCAAGGCATTCAAAAAGGAATACGGCATCACGGTTGTCGACTACATCGTGCAGCTGCGGATGGCCAAGGCAAAGGAATGGGTGATGGACGACAGCATTCCATTCAAACATATCGCCGAAATGGTCGGGTATGAGGATGTGTCCTATTTTTATCGGGTGTTCAAGAAACATTTCGGCTTGTCTCCCGGAGAGATGCGCAAGGGACAAAGTTTAAAATAA
- a CDS encoding sensor histidine kinase: MITEMYRKLADPFKRSIRNKLILTMTLVAVLPVLVMTAMAAENARSSMEEEIMETNRANMKWASAYLGEQFARMNNLIYSIQISDEVHQYLALNRDASASSRFDEQKAVFNMLNSVYYSAGNYVFGVELYLKELDTLFTFNSMENRIKSVSGIPAEYHELFAEHKDFTIINDPNDPEKFHMTRSMNRFEDQAQIGAISLEIKWTVFNQTLELLDGRGDYTVYISDPSGHPEYQPHSEFQPSAEALDKLADTQDDAGLIRTEREYVFYHSIDPSGLRLVKIVPAHVINESALETMKYGLVVGGLATLISVGLAALVAWRTAKPIVSLANAMKGIRLIKDREVVRTGRVDEIGLLEKNLHGMAGRIREHIRENYQMNLDKRTAELKALQSQIHPHFLQNTLQMIGGMVYSQKPADTYKVIRALSEMFRYIVRAPDGLVSLQSELDQLEHYMLIQQQRFAGRLEYHLQIEADLKGCAIPKLTLQPIVENAFVHGLENKKAQWKLNIEVAREGKKIIIRVHDNGLGMDAGKRSELQARLERVAIEGDRVWSAGTSIGLVNAASRITMHFGPGYGMSVDSEVGEGTTVTVRIPFDEGGEIV; encoded by the coding sequence ATGATTACCGAAATGTATCGCAAGCTGGCTGATCCGTTCAAACGCAGCATCCGCAACAAACTGATCCTGACAATGACGCTGGTCGCGGTATTGCCCGTGCTGGTTATGACCGCGATGGCGGCCGAAAATGCCCGCTCTTCGATGGAGGAAGAGATTATGGAGACCAACCGGGCCAACATGAAGTGGGCTTCGGCTTACTTGGGAGAGCAGTTCGCCCGCATGAACAACCTGATTTACTCGATCCAGATCAGCGATGAGGTGCACCAGTATTTGGCGCTGAACCGGGATGCGTCGGCCTCGAGCCGTTTCGACGAGCAGAAGGCCGTGTTCAACATGCTCAACAGCGTGTACTACTCTGCCGGCAATTATGTGTTCGGCGTGGAGCTGTACCTGAAGGAATTGGATACGTTGTTTACGTTCAACTCCATGGAAAACCGGATTAAATCGGTTTCGGGCATTCCGGCCGAGTATCATGAGCTTTTTGCCGAGCACAAAGATTTTACGATTATCAATGATCCGAACGATCCGGAAAAATTCCATATGACCCGCAGCATGAACCGCTTTGAGGACCAGGCCCAGATCGGGGCGATCAGCCTAGAAATCAAATGGACCGTGTTCAACCAGACGCTGGAGCTGCTGGATGGCCGGGGCGATTACACCGTGTACATCTCTGACCCGTCAGGCCATCCGGAGTATCAGCCCCATTCCGAATTCCAGCCTTCGGCAGAAGCATTGGACAAACTGGCGGATACCCAAGACGATGCGGGTTTGATCCGTACCGAGCGGGAGTATGTCTTTTACCATTCCATCGACCCTTCGGGACTGCGTCTCGTCAAGATCGTGCCTGCCCATGTCATTAATGAGAGCGCGTTGGAAACGATGAAATACGGACTTGTCGTAGGCGGCTTGGCTACGCTGATTTCGGTGGGACTGGCAGCGCTCGTTGCCTGGCGCACGGCCAAGCCGATCGTCAGTCTGGCCAATGCCATGAAAGGCATTCGGCTCATCAAGGACAGGGAGGTGGTTCGCACCGGACGCGTGGACGAGATCGGGCTGCTGGAAAAAAACCTGCATGGCATGGCTGGCCGCATCCGCGAGCATATCCGCGAAAACTACCAAATGAATCTGGATAAACGTACGGCAGAGCTGAAGGCTTTGCAGTCCCAGATCCACCCGCATTTCTTGCAAAATACGCTGCAAATGATCGGCGGCATGGTGTATTCGCAAAAGCCTGCCGACACGTACAAAGTGATTCGTGCGCTGAGCGAGATGTTCCGCTACATCGTGCGGGCTCCGGACGGGCTGGTTTCGCTTCAGAGCGAGCTGGACCAGCTTGAACATTACATGCTGATCCAGCAGCAGCGATTTGCAGGCAGGCTCGAATACCATCTGCAGATTGAAGCTGATCTGAAGGGATGTGCCATTCCGAAGCTTACACTTCAGCCTATTGTGGAGAATGCGTTCGTGCACGGCCTGGAAAACAAAAAGGCGCAATGGAAATTAAATATTGAAGTTGCTCGGGAAGGGAAGAAGATCATCATTCGCGTTCATGACAACGGGCTGGGCATGGATGCCGGGAAACGGAGCGAACTGCAAGCCAGACTGGAGCGTGTAGCCATAGAGGGAGACCGGGTATGGAGTGCCGGGACAAGCATCGGTCTTGTAAATGCGGCATCGCGCATCACCATGCATTTTGGCCCTGGTTATGGAATGAGCGTCGACAGCGAAGTAGGAGAGGGAACGACAGTGACGGTACGCATTCCGTTTGACGAGGGAGGAGAAATCGTATGA
- a CDS encoding beta-galactosidase, with amino-acid sequence MNRLMYGVAYYDEYMPYERLSEDIRMMKEAGINVVRIAESTWSTHEPQNGVFDFSSVDRVLDAMHAAGIQVIVGTPTYAVPTWMVKEHPDVLATTAKGPGKYGARQIMDITNPTYLFYAERIIRKLISRVCKHPAVIGYQTDNETKHYNTAGDNVQLQFVKYMRGKFASLDELNKEFGLDYWSNRINSWEDFPSVVGTINGSLGAEFAKFQRQLVTDFLAWQVGIVNEYKQEGQFVTQNFDFDWRGYSYGIQGDVNHFAASQPFDITSVDIYHPSQDDLTGIEISFGGDVARSTKQANYLVMETEAQAFLNWVPYPGQLRLQAFSHLASGANMVAYWHWHSLHNSFETYWKGLLSHDFEPNPVYEEAKTIGRDFARWSPQLVNLKKTNRVAILASNEALTSIKWFGFQAQSDKTYNDVVRWMYDELYKMNVGCDFIDPSVKSLEGYDVIVVPALYAAPDELLERLNAFVKDGGHVVYSFKSGFANEHIKVRSTRQPGIISEACGIKYSMFVEPKHVSLQGDPFQVGEGQNQVHTWMELITPTTAEVLAWYDHPHWGTYAAITQNAYGSGKATYVGCFTSSAVIREVLKRVLKESGVWGADQELAFPFIVKSGVNGQGKTIRYYFNYSDNPVSFIYPHGSGRELHADEPVEPGQELKLERWGMQIIEEI; translated from the coding sequence ATGAACCGATTGATGTACGGCGTTGCTTATTATGATGAATATATGCCTTACGAAAGATTGAGCGAAGACATACGAATGATGAAGGAAGCGGGCATTAACGTCGTTCGCATTGCGGAATCGACCTGGAGCACGCACGAACCCCAGAACGGCGTATTCGATTTCTCGTCCGTGGATCGGGTGTTGGACGCCATGCATGCGGCCGGCATTCAGGTCATTGTCGGAACGCCTACGTATGCCGTACCGACATGGATGGTCAAGGAACATCCGGACGTGCTGGCCACGACGGCTAAAGGACCCGGCAAATACGGAGCGCGCCAGATTATGGACATCACGAACCCGACCTACCTGTTCTATGCCGAGCGCATTATTCGCAAACTGATCTCGCGCGTATGCAAACACCCGGCGGTGATCGGCTATCAGACCGACAATGAAACGAAGCATTACAATACGGCAGGGGATAATGTGCAGCTGCAATTCGTCAAATATATGCGTGGCAAATTTGCTTCCCTGGACGAGCTGAACAAGGAGTTTGGACTCGATTACTGGAGCAACCGCATCAATAGCTGGGAGGACTTCCCTTCCGTGGTAGGCACGATCAATGGCAGTTTGGGTGCCGAGTTTGCCAAATTCCAGCGTCAGCTGGTCACGGACTTTTTGGCATGGCAGGTCGGCATCGTGAACGAATACAAGCAGGAAGGCCAGTTCGTGACGCAGAACTTCGACTTTGACTGGAGAGGTTATTCCTACGGCATCCAGGGAGATGTGAACCATTTTGCTGCATCACAGCCATTCGACATCACGAGCGTGGATATCTATCATCCTTCCCAAGATGACCTGACCGGGATCGAAATCTCGTTTGGCGGCGACGTCGCCCGGTCAACCAAACAGGCAAACTATCTTGTCATGGAGACCGAAGCCCAGGCGTTTCTGAACTGGGTCCCTTATCCGGGGCAGCTGCGATTGCAAGCATTCAGCCATCTCGCTTCCGGAGCGAACATGGTCGCCTACTGGCATTGGCATTCGCTGCACAATTCATTCGAAACGTATTGGAAGGGACTGCTCAGCCATGACTTCGAACCGAATCCGGTGTATGAGGAAGCGAAGACGATTGGACGCGATTTTGCAAGATGGAGCCCGCAATTGGTCAATTTGAAAAAAACGAACCGCGTAGCTATCCTTGCCAGCAACGAAGCGCTCACGTCGATCAAGTGGTTCGGCTTTCAAGCCCAAAGCGATAAAACCTACAATGACGTGGTGCGCTGGATGTACGACGAGTTATACAAAATGAACGTGGGCTGCGATTTCATCGACCCGTCCGTGAAGAGCTTAGAAGGTTATGATGTCATTGTGGTGCCCGCGCTGTACGCGGCTCCGGACGAACTGCTGGAAAGGCTTAATGCTTTCGTGAAGGACGGCGGCCATGTCGTGTATTCTTTCAAAAGCGGGTTTGCCAACGAACATATCAAGGTTCGCTCCACGCGCCAGCCGGGCATCATCAGCGAAGCTTGCGGCATCAAGTACAGCATGTTCGTGGAGCCAAAGCATGTATCGCTTCAAGGCGACCCTTTCCAAGTCGGTGAAGGGCAAAACCAAGTGCACACCTGGATGGAACTGATAACGCCGACGACGGCCGAAGTGCTCGCTTGGTATGATCATCCGCATTGGGGCACATATGCCGCCATCACGCAAAACGCGTATGGGAGCGGAAAAGCAACCTATGTCGGGTGCTTCACGAGTTCAGCGGTAATCCGCGAAGTGCTTAAGCGGGTTCTAAAGGAATCCGGCGTGTGGGGGGCCGATCAGGAGCTGGCATTCCCATTCATCGTAAAATCGGGCGTCAACGGACAGGGAAAAACGATTCGTTATTACTTTAATTACTCCGACAATCCGGTTTCGTTCATATATCCGCACGGCAGCGGGAGAGAGCTTCATGCGGATGAACCGGTTGAACCCGGTCAGGAGCTGAAGCTGGAACGATGGGGAATGCAAATTATTGAAGAAATATAA
- a CDS encoding molybdenum cofactor guanylyltransferase: MTNATTWTGIILAGGLSSRMGTNKTLLVLNDATVLERTAAALAPEVSQILISAGEHARDYERFGYPCVPDHYPGKGPLAGLHAALQASRTDWNMVCACDMPRVQTNLFAGLKRIAAESDMQAPVIVPRVNGRIHPLAGVYHRSVLPGLEQRLQEDRLRVTRWLDEIGCRYADADELEHAGVHAAERQLANMNTPEDYRQMRTEPF; this comes from the coding sequence ATGACGAATGCAACAACATGGACGGGAATCATATTGGCCGGGGGGTTGTCCAGCCGCATGGGAACGAACAAAACGCTGCTTGTGCTGAATGACGCCACAGTGCTTGAACGGACTGCAGCCGCGCTGGCCCCGGAGGTCTCGCAGATTCTCATCTCGGCCGGGGAGCATGCTCGCGATTATGAACGATTTGGTTATCCGTGCGTCCCTGATCATTATCCGGGAAAGGGACCGCTGGCCGGTCTCCACGCCGCACTTCAGGCCTCGAGGACCGATTGGAATATGGTCTGCGCCTGTGACATGCCGCGGGTCCAAACCAACCTTTTTGCAGGTTTGAAAAGGATTGCTGCCGAATCGGACATGCAAGCACCCGTCATTGTGCCGCGAGTGAACGGGCGCATTCATCCACTTGCAGGCGTATATCACCGAAGCGTGCTTCCCGGATTGGAACAGCGGCTGCAGGAAGACCGTTTGCGGGTGACCCGCTGGCTGGATGAAATCGGCTGTCGTTATGCGGATGCTGACGAGTTGGAACACGCCGGCGTTCATGCAGCAGAACGGCAGCTGGCCAACATGAACACGCCGGAGGATTATCGGCAGATGCGGACAGAGCCTTTTTGA
- a CDS encoding MFS transporter has protein sequence MDRTVPERGNASLTSLKLYNFFIYGAISIFAGFLQLYLQEIGMTKLEIGSLMAIGPFVSLFANPFWGYWSDKSRNIRVVLMLMMAGTFVLAQAVFYAPTYSWIYASMIVFYFFQSPLFAQTNSLILGYIDGTSQKFGTFRLWGSLGWALTAAAAGPLIDRLGIRSVSIVFAVMIVIAFGFSLLLPRQPIASDTPVITFRRFGRVMFNPYFMTFIGLGVLVSVPNAMNSTFMSLYITEMGGSKQMVGYAIFTSSILEAVVFLLLDRLLKRRMSMLLAYLVLICLLFALRWQLMAGATSPLEIVFIQLTHSVTFGGYFYVGTQLTMLFIPKPYRSSGQAVYTMAWGGLSGVIAGLFGGWLFQNFGAEIMYNIGVFFSLIGAAGFAVMWLMNRRNGYQPAVLTELGNMDEEDR, from the coding sequence TTGGATAGAACCGTGCCTGAAAGAGGAAACGCCTCTTTAACCTCACTCAAACTGTATAACTTTTTCATTTACGGCGCCATCTCCATCTTTGCCGGCTTTCTGCAGCTGTACCTTCAGGAAATCGGCATGACGAAGCTCGAGATCGGCAGCCTGATGGCCATCGGCCCGTTTGTATCATTGTTTGCCAACCCGTTCTGGGGGTACTGGAGCGACAAGTCCCGCAATATCCGCGTTGTGCTGATGTTGATGATGGCGGGTACCTTCGTGTTGGCCCAAGCGGTTTTCTATGCACCGACGTATTCCTGGATCTATGCATCCATGATTGTTTTTTATTTTTTTCAAAGTCCCTTGTTCGCTCAAACCAACAGCCTCATCCTGGGATATATCGACGGAACCTCCCAGAAGTTCGGTACATTCCGGTTATGGGGTTCACTGGGCTGGGCGTTGACGGCGGCGGCAGCCGGTCCGCTGATCGATCGCCTGGGCATACGGAGCGTCTCCATCGTGTTTGCCGTCATGATCGTCATTGCGTTTGGTTTCTCGCTGCTGCTGCCGAGACAGCCCATCGCTTCGGACACGCCTGTCATCACGTTCCGGCGGTTCGGCAGGGTCATGTTCAACCCGTATTTCATGACGTTCATCGGCCTCGGCGTGCTGGTGTCGGTGCCCAATGCCATGAACAGTACCTTCATGTCCCTGTACATCACGGAAATGGGCGGAAGCAAACAGATGGTCGGTTATGCCATTTTCACGTCTTCCATCCTTGAGGCAGTCGTCTTCCTGCTGCTGGATCGTCTGCTCAAACGCAGAATGAGCATGCTGCTGGCTTATCTCGTTCTCATCTGCCTGCTGTTTGCTCTCCGTTGGCAGCTCATGGCCGGAGCAACCAGCCCGCTGGAAATCGTGTTCATTCAGCTGACGCATTCCGTGACGTTTGGCGGTTATTTCTACGTCGGCACCCAGCTCACGATGCTGTTCATCCCCAAACCGTACCGATCCTCCGGCCAGGCGGTATACACGATGGCTTGGGGCGGATTGTCCGGCGTTATCGCGGGCCTGTTCGGGGGCTGGCTCTTCCAAAATTTCGGTGCCGAGATCATGTACAATATCGGCGTATTCTTCTCGCTGATCGGCGCAGCGGGGTTTGCCGTCATGTGGCTGATGAACCGCCGAAACGGCTACCAGCCTGCGGTACTGACCGAACTGGGCAATATGGACGAAGAGGACCGTTAA
- a CDS encoding glutamine--tRNA ligase/YqeY domain fusion protein — MENRTTPPNFIKNIIAEDLRSGKVQEVVTRFPPEPNGYLHIGHAKAIWINFTLGAEFGGKTNLRFDDTNPVKEDVEYVNSIQEDVKWLGYEWNEKRYASDYFDEMYKRAVLLIQKGKAYVDDQTAEEIREMRGTLTEPGKNSPYRDRSVEENLDLFTRMRAGEFQNGEKVLRAKIDMASPNINLRDPVIYRISHAHHHNTGDQWCIYPMYAFAHPIEDAIEGVTHSLCSLEFEDQRPFYDWVIAECEMESQPHQYEFGRLNLSQMVTSKRKLKLLVDEGHVDGWDDPRMPTISGLRRRGYTPEAIRDFVFETGISKSQGVIDLQTLEHFVREDLKLKAPRTMAVLQPLKVVITNYPEGQVEWLEAENNVENPEMGSRQIPFSREIYIEQDDFMEDPPNKYFRLFPGNEVRLKHAYFIKCNDVIKDAEGNVTEIHCTYDPETKSGSGFTGRKVKGTIHWVEATQAVPAEFRLYEPLIAAESAEEEEASELEGQPEKTFLDQLNPNSLEVVHGFVEQEMQEAKAYDKFQFFRHGYFSVDPKYSVPGRPVFNRVVSLKSSFQLPKA; from the coding sequence ATGGAGAACCGTACTACCCCTCCCAATTTTATCAAAAATATCATTGCCGAAGACCTCCGGTCCGGAAAAGTCCAGGAAGTGGTTACCCGCTTTCCGCCGGAGCCTAACGGATATCTGCATATCGGCCATGCCAAGGCCATTTGGATCAACTTTACGCTGGGTGCCGAATTCGGCGGCAAAACGAACCTGCGTTTCGATGATACGAACCCGGTCAAGGAAGACGTGGAATACGTAAACTCCATCCAAGAGGACGTGAAATGGCTTGGATACGAGTGGAACGAGAAACGTTACGCTTCCGATTATTTCGACGAGATGTACAAGCGTGCCGTATTGCTGATCCAAAAAGGGAAAGCATACGTCGACGATCAAACGGCCGAGGAGATCCGCGAAATGCGCGGTACGCTGACCGAGCCGGGCAAAAACAGCCCTTATCGCGATCGCAGCGTGGAAGAGAACTTGGATCTGTTCACGCGCATGCGGGCAGGCGAATTCCAGAACGGCGAAAAGGTGCTTCGCGCCAAAATCGACATGGCATCGCCGAACATCAACTTGCGTGATCCGGTGATCTACCGGATTTCTCATGCCCATCACCATAATACGGGCGACCAATGGTGCATCTACCCGATGTATGCGTTCGCGCATCCGATTGAAGATGCCATCGAAGGCGTAACGCATTCTCTCTGCTCCCTGGAGTTCGAGGATCAACGCCCATTCTATGACTGGGTTATTGCCGAATGCGAGATGGAAAGCCAGCCGCATCAGTACGAATTCGGTCGGCTGAACCTTTCCCAAATGGTGACGAGCAAACGCAAGCTGAAGCTGCTCGTGGACGAAGGCCACGTCGACGGATGGGACGATCCGCGCATGCCGACGATCTCCGGATTGCGCCGCCGCGGATATACGCCGGAAGCGATTCGCGATTTTGTGTTCGAGACGGGCATCTCCAAAAGCCAAGGCGTCATCGATCTGCAAACGCTGGAGCATTTCGTCCGTGAAGACCTGAAGCTGAAAGCTCCGCGTACGATGGCTGTTCTGCAGCCGCTGAAAGTGGTCATCACCAACTATCCGGAAGGCCAAGTCGAGTGGCTTGAAGCGGAAAACAACGTGGAGAACCCGGAAATGGGCAGCCGCCAAATTCCGTTCTCCCGCGAGATTTACATCGAGCAGGACGACTTCATGGAAGATCCGCCAAACAAATATTTCCGTCTGTTCCCTGGCAACGAAGTGCGCTTGAAGCATGCCTACTTCATCAAGTGCAACGACGTGATCAAAGATGCGGAAGGTAACGTGACCGAGATTCATTGCACGTACGATCCGGAAACGAAGAGCGGCAGCGGGTTCACCGGCCGTAAAGTGAAGGGAACGATCCATTGGGTGGAAGCAACGCAAGCCGTCCCTGCCGAGTTCCGTTTGTATGAGCCGCTGATCGCAGCCGAATCCGCCGAAGAAGAGGAAGCGTCAGAACTGGAAGGGCAGCCGGAAAAAACGTTCCTGGATCAATTGAACCCGAATTCGCTTGAAGTGGTTCACGGGTTCGTGGAGCAGGAAATGCAGGAAGCAAAAGCATATGACAAATTCCAATTTTTCCGTCACGGCTATTTCAGCGTCGATCCGAAATATTCGGTACCGGGCCGTCCCGTGTTCAACCGGGTAGTTTCGCTGAAAAGCTCGTTCCAGCTCCCGAAAGCATAA
- a CDS encoding DUF2164 domain-containing protein, producing the protein MTKEQQDEAIRSIQTYFADERGEELGDLAAWGVLDLFMTQLAPYIYNQALSDARTTVNQRIASIEEDLFALERKPPRSR; encoded by the coding sequence CTGACCAAAGAACAGCAGGATGAAGCCATACGGTCCATACAGACCTATTTCGCGGACGAACGCGGGGAAGAGCTTGGCGACCTGGCGGCTTGGGGCGTGCTGGACTTATTCATGACCCAGTTGGCACCCTACATATATAATCAGGCATTAAGCGACGCCCGCACGACCGTCAATCAGCGCATCGCTTCCATCGAAGAGGACTTGTTCGCCCTGGAGCGCAAACCGCCGCGTTCCCGCTGA
- a CDS encoding GNAT family protein gives MFTYALDEYTELRPLALEHAKTLFELTDRSRDQLRHWLPWVDQVTELDHTTHFISNALKQGAENGGFTAGVWQKGELAGVIGFHEINWTHRSVSIGYWLGKGFEGQGLMTSACRVLVDYALVTLDLNRVEIRCATNNKRSRAIPERLGFVLEGVIRQAEKLPIKGYVNHAVYGMLQHEWELLR, from the coding sequence ATGTTTACCTATGCATTGGATGAATATACGGAGCTTCGCCCCCTGGCCCTGGAGCATGCCAAAACGTTATTCGAGCTGACGGACCGCTCCCGTGACCAACTGAGACATTGGCTCCCTTGGGTTGACCAGGTTACGGAGCTCGATCACACGACCCATTTCATAAGCAATGCGTTAAAACAGGGCGCAGAGAACGGCGGATTCACCGCCGGCGTCTGGCAAAAAGGAGAGCTGGCCGGCGTCATCGGATTTCATGAAATCAACTGGACCCATCGTTCCGTCAGCATCGGCTACTGGCTTGGCAAAGGCTTCGAGGGCCAGGGCCTGATGACAAGCGCCTGCCGCGTCCTCGTGGATTACGCGCTCGTAACGCTCGATCTGAACCGCGTCGAAATCCGCTGCGCCACCAACAACAAACGCAGCCGGGCCATCCCTGAGCGGCTTGGATTCGTGCTTGAAGGCGTGATTCGCCAAGCGGAGAAGCTGCCGATCAAAGGTTACGTCAACCATGCCGTATACGGCATGCTGCAGCATGAATGGGAGCTTTTGCGTTAA